In one Myotis daubentonii chromosome 1, mMyoDau2.1, whole genome shotgun sequence genomic region, the following are encoded:
- the LOC132217472 gene encoding proteoglycan 4-like produces the protein MPSLRRKELSCKGHCSESFERGRECDCDNQCKKYGKCCSDYDDFCEVKDNKKENPKEKPAPEPPVVDEAGSGLDEGDCKPTTTPDTPTTQSTKVTTTSKVTTVTTVSPKPSPSPKPETSKDTSSIASKEKTVETKETSKTTKETSASTSEKTTSGKETRSAEKTSKDLEATSISVKTTTEAKTTTTSLTPTTPQMPSPTPLPGTYNHSPKARAHHPQKAQAHYP, from the coding sequence atgccATCTCTAAGAAGGAAAGAGCTCTCCTGTAAAGGCCACTGCTCCGAGTCCTTTgaaagagggagggagtgtgACTGTGACAACCAATGTAAGAAGTACGGCAAGTGCTGTTCCGATTACGATGATTTCTGTGAAGTAAAAgataacaagaaagaaaatcctAAGGAGAAACCTGCCCCGGAACCACCAGTGGTAGATGAAGCTGGAAGTGGATTGGATGAAGGTGATTGCAAGCCCACCACGACTCCTGACACGCCCACCACTCAAAGCACTAAAGTTACCACAACTTCCAAGGTTACAACAGTGACAACAGTTAGTCCTAAACCCAGCCCGTCACCGAAACCTGAAACATCCAAAGACACATCTTCAATAGCAAGTAAGGAGAAAACGGTTGAAACTAAAGAGACTTCTAAAACAACAAAAGAGACTTCAGCGAGTACATCAGAGAAGACGACTTCAGGTAAAGAGACACGAAGTGCAGAAAAAACATCTAAAGATTTGGAAGCCACATCAATTTCTGTTAAAACTACAACCGAAGCTAAAACTACAACCACATCTCTTACACCCACCACTCCTCAAATGccttctcccacccccctcccaggaaCCTACAACCACTCCCCAAAAGCCCGAGCCCACCACCCCCAAAAAGCCCAAGCCCACTACCCCTAA